In Chitinophagaceae bacterium C216, the genomic stretch CCCATCACCCCTATGAAGAAGTAGCTTATGAAGTCATACGACTCACTAATCTACATCAGGAAATCGGGGCAGGAGTTACAGGAGAATGGGATGACGCCATCAGCGAAAAAGAATTTCTACAGCGCCTTAAGGACATTTTTAACCTTTCTATAGTAAAACATACGGTGCTTCAAGGCAAAAGCATCAAAAAAGTCAGCATTTGCGGCGGTGCAGGCATTTTTTTACTAAAAAATGCAATAAATTCAAAATCAGACGCTTATATAACATCTGATATTAAATACCATGAATTTTTTGATGCGGATAACCGCATTCTCTTGGTAGATATAGGCCATTATGAAAGTGAACAATATACTATTGAATTATTGGCTAATATTTTAGAGCAAAAATTCCCTAACTTTGCCGTCCTTAAAACAGGTGTAAATACCAATCCTGTTTATTATTTTTAGAATCCTCTTTTTTAAGAAAGGCGGATTTTAAAAAGACTTAATATCTTATAAAAATATGGCACAACTAAAAGAATTCTCCGTTGAAGAAAAATTAAGTTCATTAATCCATCTGCAAAAGATAGATAGCAAGCTGGATGAAATTAAAACCCTCAAAGGCGAGCTGCCTATGGAAGTTGCCGACTTGGAAGATGAACTGCAAGGTTTACGTGCAAGACAAACCCGTATTGAAGAAGAAATAAATGGTGTTACCGAGTTCATTGATGAGCGTAAAGCCGCCATTAAGGAAAGTGAAGCCTTGATTAAGAAATACGAGAAAGACAGCGAAAACGTAAAAAATAACCGCGAGTTTGAGGCCATCAATAAGGAAATTGAAATGCAGCAGCTGGAAATAAAGCTGGCCGAAAAACACATTAAAGACGCAAATGAGGAAATCGCTGAGAAGGTTGTACAACTGGAAAAAGTTAAAAAGAATATTGCATTAAAAGAGGGTGCGCTTGAAGCAAAGAAGACTGAGCTGGAAAAAATCATTGCTGCCAACGAAAAAGATGAGAAACTTTATCTCAAATTATCAGAGGAGGCAAAAAGTGCTGTAGAGCCTAGACTGTTGGCTAGCTATGAGAAAATCCGCAACAATTTCCGTAACGGGCTAGCGGTAGTACCCGTATTAAGAGATGCTTGTGGTGGTTGCTTCTACGCTATTCCTCCGCAAAAGCAAAGCGAAATTAAACAGCATAAAAAAATCATCGCATGCGAGAACTGCGGTCGTATTTTGGTAGACGAAGAGTTGCATGATAGTGTAGAGTTAAAGAAATAAAAAACCTTTTTACCATACTTCAGCTCTAATCTCTAAAAGATTGGAGCTTTTTTTATGTCTTAATCTTCGCGAAGTGTTTTACCGGTAAGATGCAAGAATACATCCTCCAGATTTGCTTTCTTTACCTCCTTAGGACGTTCAAACCCCGAAGCCACTAATTGGTCTATGAGATGGTCGGGAGTATCCAATGCAATAATTTTTCCCGAATCGATAATGGCAATGCGGTCGCACAGATACTCCGCCTCGTCCATATAATGAGTGGTAATAATTACAGTAATACCACTGGCCTTAATGCTTTTAATTAGCTCCCACAAATTACGTCTTGCCTGAGGGTCGAGACCCGTAGTGGGTTCATCCAGAAAAATCACCTTAGGCTTATTTATGAGAGTAGTAGCCACCGAAAATCGTTGCTTCTGCCCTCCACTTAATTCTTTGTATTTTGATTTAGCTTTTTCTTCTAGGTTTACAGACCTCAGTAAAGCCATAGCATCTACTTCCTGATTGTACAAGCCCGCAAAGAGTTCTATCAACTGCAATAAATTTAATCCCGGATAGTAACCACTAGCTTGCAATTGCACTCCTATAAGACCTTTAATGGTATCTGGCTCCTTATCCAAGTCATAACCCGCTACAGTAACCTTGCCGCTCGTCTTTCTGCGCAGTGTCTCTATAATTTCCAGTGTGGTAGACTTGCCTGCACCATTAGGACCTAGGAGTCCGAAAATCTCATTTTCATACACATCAAAAGAAATCCCCCTCACAGCACTAAAGTCACCATAATTCTTCACCAAATCCCTTACAGAAATAATAACATCAGCCATGCGATAAAGCTACAACTATTTTCAAGTATCCCTGAAATTTTTGGGTAAGCTTCTTTTCTTCTCTGAGCCTACGAAATATCCTTTTTTGAATATAATCTACAATTCGATACACCAAAGCGTCATAATTGCTGCTGAACTACGATATTTGCTAACAAGAGCATAAAAAACAATGATCCAAGTTTTTAAATTCGGAGGAGCCTCCGTAAATAGTGTAGAGCGGATTCAGAATATAGCCAGCATATTGCGCCGTTACGAAAATGAAAAAATCCTGATCGTCATTTCCGCAATG encodes the following:
- the lnrL_2 gene encoding Linearmycin resistance ATP-binding protein LnrL: MADVIISVRDLVKNYGDFSAVRGISFDVYENEIFGLLGPNGAGKSTTLEIIETLRRKTSGKVTVAGYDLDKEPDTIKGLIGVQLQASGYYPGLNLLQLIELFAGLYNQEVDAMALLRSVNLEEKAKSKYKELSGGQKQRFSVATTLINKPKVIFLDEPTTGLDPQARRNLWELIKSIKASGITVIITTHYMDEAEYLCDRIAIIDSGKIIALDTPDHLIDQLVASGFERPKEVKKANLEDVFLHLTGKTLRED